In Candidatus Methylomirabilota bacterium, the genomic window CGGATCGAACGGCTCATCGGCAAGCTGGGCCGTCTTCCCCTTGACCTGACGCCAAAGGCGCTTTCCAAATTGCGGGCCGATGCCTGACGGATGGGTCCTGATCGACACATCGGCTTGGATCCATGCATTGCGACCTACAGGAAATCCCCTTGTCAGGGAACAGGTCCGCGACTTACTTACCGAGGGTCGCGCAGCGACCTGCGAAATGATCGTCCTGGAGCTTGCAGGTGGCACGAGGACAGAAGGAGAATTTCGGGAACTCCGTGACGACTTGGAAGCACTACATCAGTTCCCGATTACCGAGTCCGTCTGGAGATCGGCCTATCGAATGGCTCATGCGCTGCGACGGATGGGCTTATCTATTCCGGCAACAGATCAGCTTATCGCTGCGGTTGCCCTCAATTACGCCTGTAGTCTTTTT contains:
- a CDS encoding PIN domain nuclease; the protein is MPDGWVLIDTSAWIHALRPTGNPLVREQVRDLLTEGRAATCEMIVLELAGGTRTEGEFRELRDDLEALHQFPITESVWRSAYRMAHALRRMGLSIPATDQLIAAVALNYACSLFHSDKHFDLLAHHVGVPVWTP